Genomic segment of Bacillota bacterium:
CCCACCCTTCCCGATCCATCCAGCGGTCGGCCACCTGGACGGCTGCCACTGCCAGGAGCGATCCCAGGCTCTCGCGCCAGCCGACCCCCAGGGCGACCGCCGCCAGCACCGCGACGGACTCCAGGAGGTCCCGGGGGCGGTGGCGGGACGCCATTCCCACGGCCCACGCGCCCCCCACCAGGGAGATGGCCCAGGCGGGGCAGGCGGCCGCGCCGAGCCCCACCAGTACCGCAGCGTAACTGGCGCACGCCGCCGAATCCCATCCAGGCTCGCCGTCCACGGCTGCGTCTACCAGCTTGATCGCGGCGCCCGCGGCCCATACGCCAAGGGCCGCCAGACCAAGCCCGAGGATCCCCGCCCCGCCTGCGCCGCTAGACGCGCCGCTGCAGGAACTTTCGAACGGCGGCAAATCCCCACGCCTCCAGCGCCGAGATGCCCAGCACCGTGCGCCGGGGCCAGGCCCGCCGCACCGACTCCAACCCCGCACGACCGCCCGGTAGGTCGAGCTTGTTGACCAGCACGGCGTACCCGCCCCGCCGCTCACCGTACCGCCCGAGCTGGGCGTCCAGGTCGTCCTCGTCCAGCAGCCGCTCGGGCGCCCTGGCCGTCCCAGGGCCATCCACCACGTGCAGCACGATCCGGCTCTCCATCACCAGCGCCAGCGTCTCCGCCATGCTGCGGCGCAGCGCGGGATCGGGGTGGATCTGCGCGGTGAGGCCCACCGTGTCCACGAGCCGCACCGTCACCTGGCGCTTGGCGTGGCGCCACTCGACGTCCAGGTGCTGGATCTGGCGCGTCGTGGGGGTGCCCGTGCCTACAAGCTGGGCAACCGCGGCCGACAGATCCATCTCAACCCACTCGCCGTCGTCCGGCTCCTGGGCCCGGCGGCGCACCACGAGCCGCCGGTGCCCGCACCACTGGGCGAACCGTAGCACGAACAGCGTTTTGCCCACGCCGGGCCGGCCCACGACGCAGGCATCGGCCGGGGTGTGCATCGCGGGCCCCATCCCTCTTCACCGAACAGCCGCCCGGAAGCCCCCGTCTCGAGGCGCGGGGAGCAAGGGCGGCTTCCCCCCTCCTCGCTCTGCCGGCAGGCGCGAGAGCGCGTGGGGATTTGGGTCGTACCCGTCCGACCCCACGGCACCTCGTCGCGCGCGTCGCGCTCCGCCCGATGCCATCAGCCGGCGTCCCGGATGGTCCGCCACAAGGCTATCTGCCAGCACGGCTGCACCACGCTCCATGCCGATGCCAACCCGGCGCAAAACCTCTGGCGCCGTGCGGCGAAGTTTCAGGCTCCCTCGACGGGAGACGGGACGGAGGCCAACGCCCCTTCAAAGGGGATGTCCTCGACCCGGATGAGCATCAACTCCTCCCGGGTGGGCGCGGGGACGGCGTGAAGCCTCACCGCCTGCAGGCGGATGGCGGCCTCCAGGATGTTGCGCACGAGCCGGGCGTTGCCGAAGTGGAAGGGCTCCGTGACGCGCCGCAGCATCAACACCGCCGCGAGGCGTTCCCTGGCCTCGGGGCTGAGGCGGTAGTCACGTGCTTTCAGCATGTGGGTGGCAATCTGGAGCAGCTCCTCACCGTTGTAGTCCGGAAAGTCGATGACGAAGGGGATGCGGGACCGCAGCCCCGGGTTGAGCCGCAGGAAAAACTCCATCTCCTGCCGGTATCCGGCCATGATGACCACCAGTTCGTGGCGGTGGTCTTCCATCGCTTTGACGAGGCCATCCACCGCCTCCTTCCCGAAGTCCTTGTCACCACCGCGGGCCAGGCTGTAGGCCTCGTCAATGAACAGAACTCCCCCGATGGCGCGGCGGATCTGTTCGCGGGTGCGCTGAGCGGTGTGGCCCACGAACTCCCCCACCAGGTCGGCCCGCTCTACCTCGACGGTGTGGCCTTTGGGCAAAACGCCCAGCGCCTTCAGCATCCGCCCGATGATGCGCGCCACGGTGGTCTTGCCGGTGCCAGGGTTTCCCTTGAACGCCATGTGCAGCACCAGGGGCTCAGCGGCGAGCCCGGCGGCGGCGCGCTTCTGGCGGATCTCCACGTAGGCCCGCAGTTCCCGCACCGCCCGCTTGACGCTGTGGAGACCGACCAGCGCGTCGAGTTCGGCCATCGCCTGCTGGAGGCTGTCACCGTCCCGGGCGCTGTGGGAATCGGGCGGTGGGGTGGAAGCCTCGTCGGAGGCGTCGGCGCCATCGGTGCCGCGGCGACCTCCCCGCTCGAACTGGTCTGCCAGCAGGTGAAGGGCGTGGCCGGGGCTCAGGCGCCCGTCGGCCACTCGCTCGATGAGCGATCGGGTGCTCGTGCGAGGGTGTGCCATCAAGTCATCTATACGCAGCCGGCGGCCCGGACGCAGCCGCCCGTTCGAGGTAGTACCGTGCCACTGCGCCCGCGGCCGCGTCCAGGCTTCCCAGCGCCGAGAGGTCAAACCAGCGGATGCGGGGATCCGGGCGAAACCACGTGAGCTGGCGCCTGGCATAGTGGCGCGTCGCCAGCTTCAGGTGTTCGACGGCGCGGGCAAACGTGAGTTCGCCCGCCAGGTACCGCGCCATTTCCTTGTAGCCCAGCGCCTGCATGGCGGTGTTCCCTGGGCCCAGGCCGCGCAGAAGCAGCCGGCGGGTCTCGTCGACGAGCCCACGCGCGACCTGCTCGTCCACGCGGCGGTGGATGCGCTCGTAGAGTACGGGACGGGGGCGGATCAACCCGACCCAGACCGCCGCAAGAGGGCGAGCGGACCGCCGGGCCTCGCGCTGCAGTTCGCTCAAGGGCTTTCCCGTGACCTCGTATGCCTCGAGCGCCCGGATCACCCGGCGCACGTTGTGGGGGTGAATCCGCGCCGCTGCCTCGGGGTCCACTTCCGCGAGGCGCCGGTATAGGAGCCCGGATCCCTCTCGCCTGGCCTGTGCCTCGAGGTGCGCCCGCACGGAGGGATCGTATCCGCCCGGCGCGGGCAGGAGGTCGTCCACAAACGCCCGGATGTAGAGCCCCGTGCCGCCGCAAACGATGGCGAGCCGCCCGCGGCTCTCGATGGCGGCCAGCGCCCGGCGCGCCAGCTCCCGGTAGATAGAGGCGTTGAAGGGCTCCTCGGGGTCGGCGACGTCGATCAGGTGATGTTCCACCCCGCGCCGCTGCTCGGGCGTGGGCTTGTCGGTACCGATATCGAGGCCCCGGTAAACCTGCATGGCGTCGGCCGAGATGACCTCGGCACCCAGCCTCAATGCCACCTCGATGGCCAGCTCGGTCTTCCCGACCGCGGTCGGCCCCGCGATGACGAGGAGCGGCCGCAGCGGGAGCGTCCCGTCAGACATCCCAGATCCCGTACACGACGCGGCTTGATCGCCCGCCCCAAAGGCGCGGGGGGCCGAGCGCAGCCAGGCGGGCAGAGTCGCGGCGGTCTTTCACCACCACCCGGCGGCGGGCCGCCGAGAGGGCTGCCTGCACAACGTCCGCTGCCAGAGGGCCTTCATCGGCCACCCTGCGCCAGGAGGCCATTGAAGCTGACCCTGAAAGAGGCCGTTCGAACATGACATCGAAGTAGACCACGTCAAAGGAGCCGGGGTCTGCCATGGCCAGGACCTTCGAGTGGTCGGCTGCCACCACCTCGATGCGCGCCGCCGCCGCCGCCACGTCACCATCCTCCCACCCATAGCCCCGAAGCCCCTCACGCACGAGGACGGCCAGTGCCGCCACCTTCTCGACGCCGGTCACCCAGCCCGCGGGGCCGGCCGCAAAAGCGGCCACCAGCGCGTCGGACGCAAGGCCGAGGGTTGCGTCCAGCACCTGCTCGCCTCCCGAGAGGCCCATGGCCTCCACCATCGGATCCGCCATCCCCCTCCGGAGCAGGCGTATTCGATGAAGGGCCATGCCCGGGTGGTAAGCGAGCCGCCTGCTCCCTACCTGGATGGCCAGCCCGTGGCGCTCCACGACCAGAAAAGCGCAAGGGAGCGCCGGCTCAGGGCAGTCAAGGGCGCGATCCCCGCGGGGCACAAACGGCGCCCCGATCTCCCCGGCGATCGCCCGGGCTCTCGCCTCCTGCAGCCCGGTCGGCTCACGCCCCGTGGTGACGAGCCAGACCCGATCAGGGGGGTGTCCGGCGGCCAAAGCGCCGATCCAGCTCCTCGACCGGAATGCTGACCACCACCGGCCGCCCATGCGGGCACGTGTAGGGGTTGTCCGCCAGCGCCAGGCCTTCCACCAGCATCCGCATGGCGGCGGTATTGAGGGCGGTCCCGGCCTTGACCGCGCTCTTGCACGCGACGTTCTTGAGCAACCGGAGCTCCCAGGGTGCCGGCGCGGCGGATTCTTCCAGGTGGGCTCCGGGCGCTTCGGGGAGCTCGGGCAGTTCCCTGGCCAGCGCCTCGAAGAGAGCGCGAAGCTCGTTCTCGTGTGGTGCGGCCGGGAACCCCGGAACGGCCGGCAGCGACCGCACCAGGACGTGCCGGGGCCCGAACGCCTCCGCCTGCAGCCCTACGCGGCCAAGCCACGGCAGCAACGGCCGCAACGCTTCGGCGGCGGCCCAGGTGAGTTCGAGGGTCACCGGCGCGAGAAGCTGTTGGGCGGGGGCAGGGCTTCCGGCGCGGGCCTTCAGCATCTGCTCGAAGATGAGACGTTCGTGGGCGACGTGCTGGTCCACGACCATCAGGGCCCCCGGCGCCTCGGCCAGGATGTACGTGGCGAACAGTTGCCCGACGGCCTTGAGCCGCCGCAGTTGGGCCGGCAGCGGCTCCCGAGAGGCCGCACCCCACGGCAGGGCCGCAGGCTCGGCAGCTTTCGCCGGAGCCGGCGGCAGGCCCGGTGGAGACAGCAGCTGGCCCGTCGGTGACGGCGCGGACCTGGCCGCCAGCATGACGGGCGGGGCAGACCGCAGGGCCTCCCTTACGGCCGTGACCACCAGGGAGAAGATCAGGTGCTCGTCCCGGAAGCGTACGAAGAGCTTCGCGGGGTGCACGTTCACGTCCACCCAGGACGGATCCACGTCCAGGTAAACGAACGCGACAGGAAACCGCCCTGGCGCCAGGCGCCCCTCAAAGCCCCGCACCGCGGCCGTGGCCACGGTCCTGTCCTGCACCCAGCGCCCGTTGACGAACGTCCAGAGGTGATCGCGCCGAGGGCGGGTGAGGTCGGGCGGACCGATAAGCCCCCGAAGCGTGACGGGCCCCCTGGCGCCCCCGGCAGGCAACAGCACACCGGCTTCCTGCGGGCCGATGACGGCAGCAGCGGCGGCCCGGATGTCGCCGTCGCCCGGCGTAGCAAAGCGAACCTCCCGCCCTGCGGTCACCTCGAAGGCCACCCCGGGGTGCCCGAGCGCAATGCGTGCGGCCGCCTCCACGCACGCTCGCTGCTCCGCGGCCCCGCTTTTCAGGTACCGGCGCCGGGCCGGGGTATTGAAGAAGAGGCGCCGCACCCACACCGTGGTCCCCTCGGGCGCCGGAGCCGGGCCCGCGCTCATCTTCTGGCCGCCCGCTATGATGACCCGGAAACCCTCCGGCCGGTGGCGGGGCCTGGTCAGGATCTCGAGTTCTGCGACCGCCGCAATGGCTGCCAGCGCCTCGCCCCGGAATCCGAGCGTGTTTACCACGGCCAGATCTTCCCGACGGCGGAGCTTGCTCGTGGCGTGGCGCAGGAAGCATATCTCGGCGTCCTCCGGCTCCATCCCCTCGCCGTCGTCGCTCACTCGCAAGGCGCTTGCGTCTTCGGCCACGTCGATGCGGATGCGGCGGGCGTTCGCGTCAATGGCATTCTCGACGAGTTCCTTGAGGGCCGAGGCAGGGCGGTCCACCACCTCGCCGGCCGCGATATGATCGATGACGTCGTCCGGGAGCTGAACGATCTTGCCCATCGGTCCCGCCTTTTTTCAGCCCTCGAAGAGGAGCGTCTGGCTGAGCTCCACCGCCGAACGGCGAGGGCGCACCCGGGGGCGCCTGGGAGCTGCCGGGCCGTCTAGCGCGGCCGGAGCGGGCCGCAAGGAGGGCGAAACGGCCGCCGCAGGCGGTGCGGGGGCGCAGGCCGCTGCGGCACGCTCGGCGGCCCGTTCTGCGTGGGGGGCCGCCCCCTCCAGGTGGTAGAGCACCTCCTGTGCCCTGCGCACCACGCTTTCGGGAAGTCCGGCCAGGCGGGCGACTTCGATGCCGTAGCTGCGGTCCGCCGCTCCCGGCCTCACCTGGCGCAGGAACGCGATGCCATCGGGCGTTTGGGCGACTGCCGCATGGAGGTTGAAGACGCCCTCCAGGGCGCCCTCGAGTTCCGTCAGTTCGTGGAAGTGCGTGGCCACCAGCGTCCGGCACCCCAGGTCGTGGAGTGCTTCCACGATAGCCCACGCGAGGCTGAGCCCGTCGTAGGTGGCCGTACCCCGCCCCACCTCGTCCAAGACCACCAGGCTGCGGGGTGTTGCGTGGCGCAGGATATAGGCGCTCTCGCTCATCTCCACCATGAACGTGGATCGCCCCGAGGCCAGATCGTCCGAAGCGCCCACCCGGGTCATGATCCGGTCCACAACGCCGATGCGGGCGTGCTGCGCGGGGACGAAGCTTCCCATCTGCGCCAGGATCACCAGGAGCGCCGCCTGCCGCAGGTAGGTGGACTTGCCGCCCATGTTGGGGCCCGTCACGATGGCGAGCCGGTGTGCGCCCGTGTCCAGGTACAGGTCGTTGGGCACGAAGGGCACGTCCGGCAGCGTGGCCTCCACCACGGGGTGGCGCCCCTTGCGGATCTCGATGACGGAGCCGTCGTCCACCACCGGCCGCGTCCACCCGCGCCGCACCGCGATCTCCGCCAGGGCCGCCGCTACGTCGAGCCGGGCGACCGCCCGTGCCGCCGCCTGGATGGCCGGGGAGAGCGCCAGCACGCGCTGTACGAGCGCCTGGAACAGCTCGGCCTCCCGGGTGCCGATGCGCTCCTCTGCTTCCAGGACGCGGCCCTCCCACGACTTGAGCTCTGCCGTCACGAAGCGTTCCGCGCCGCTGAGGGTCTGGCGGCGCTCGTAGTCCGCGGGAACCAGCCTGAGGTTCGGCCGGGTCACCTCGATGTAATAACCGAAGACTTTGTTGAACCCCACCTTGAGCGAGCGGATGCCCGTGCGGTCGCGTTCCCTGGACTCCAGGCCCGCGATCCAGCGGCGCCCTTCCTCTGCATCCGAGCGAAGCCTGTCCAGCTCCGGGTCGTAGCCGGGCCGGATGCAGCCCCCGTCCCTGGGGTCGACGGGCGGGTCGTCGGAGAGGGCCCGTTCAAGCTCGGCGGCGAGATCCGCGAGTTTCGGGCGTCCCTGGGCCACCACCTCGAGGTCGCGGATGGCGACGGGCTCCCCGGCCGCGCTCAGCGGCTCGGCCACCGCCCAGATCGCCTCGCTGCGCTGCAGGAATTCCCGCAGTGCCACAAGATCCCGCGGCGTTGCCCTGCCGGTGCCCGCCCGGCCCAGCAGCCGCTCGGCGTCCGGCAGGCCGTTCAGCAGGCTGCGGAGTCGCCCGCGGCGCAGGTGGTCGCCGAAGACCGCCTCGACGGCCTCCTGGCGTGCCCGGATGGTCGCCACGTCCGTCAGCGGTTCTTCCAGGTAGCGGCGCAACATCCGCGACCCGGCGGCGGTGAGCGTCTCGTCGATGACACCCAGGAGCGACCCTTTCCGGGTGCGCTGGCGCAGGCTCGCCGTCAGCTCCAGGTTGAGGGCCGTGGAGGGGTCGATGAAGAGCCCCGCCCTGGGGTCGTAGCTCTCCAGGCCGGTGATGTGAACGAGCCTGTCCTTCTGCGTGTCCAGCAAGTAGGCGAGGGCGGCCCCGGCGGCCACCTGGGCCTCGGGCCACTCTTCGATCCCGAACGCCGCAAGCGACGCCACGCCGAAGTGCTGAAGCAGGGCACGCCTCGCCTCCGCCGGGTCCCATGCCCGGTTCTCCCAGGGGGTGAGGGCAGCGTGAAGCTCACGGCGCACAGCCTGCGCCACGTCCGGGTCGTCAGCCAGCGCAGGGGGCAGGACGAGTTCGTCGGGGGCCAGCCGGCGCAGTTCGTCGAGAGCGGCCCGCAGGGCCGAACCCCGGGTCCCGGCGTCGCCCGAAAGGCGGGTCGCGCGCAGTTCCCCGGTGGAGACGTCCGCAAACGCCAGCCCTGCCGCCTTCTCGGCCACCCACAGGACGGCCACGTACCGGCGCTCCCGCCCCGAGTCGCTCTCCAGTGTGCCGCGCGTCACCACCCGGATGACGTCCCGCCGCACGACCCCGCGGGCAAGGCGGGGTTCCTCGAGTTGCTCGCAGATGGCCACGCGGTACCCGGCGTTTACCAGCTGGGCAATGTACGTGTTGGCCGCATGGTGCGGCACCCCGCACATGGGCACCCGCCGGCCCTTGCCGATCTCCCGGCTCGTGAGGGTGATGTTGAGGACGGAGGCCCCGATCTCGGCGTCCTCGCCAAAAAGTTCATAAAAGTCGCCGAGCCGGAACAACAGCAGGGCGCCCGGATGCGCCGCCTTGAGCGCCTGGTACTGCTTGAGCATCGGCGTGGCCTCGTCGCCAGCAGAAAGGTCCTTGCCTTCCGTGGGCAGCGCTGCCACCCCCTGCCCTGCCGCCCTCACCCGGCAGCCGATCAACCGGCTCGCGGTGGGGCTGCCGCGGCGCTCGCGGCCTTCGGGCCGGCTGCCATCGCCGCGGGCATGTCCCGACGCCCGAAGAGCGTCCACGTGTTGACGTCCTCGACGTACACCGGCACCAGCCGCCCCATCAGGCGCTGCCGCTCTTCGCCGGGCGCGTCGAAGACCACGACTTTGTTGGTGCGGGTGCGGCCGGAGAGGCGGTCCGGGTTGGTTTCGCTTGCGCCCTCCACCAGCACCTCGACCACCTGGCCGCGGTAGGGCTGGTTGCGCTCCAGGCTGATGGCGTTCTGGAGTTCGATGAGCCGCTGGATGCGATCCCGCTTCACCGGCTCGGGAACGGGGTCGGGGAGCTTGAGCGCCGCCGTTCCCGGGCGCGGCGAGTAGACGAAGGTGAACGCCGAGTCGAAGCGCACCCGGCGCACCAGTTCCAGCGTGGCCTGGAAGTCCTCCTCGGTCTCGCCGGGGAACCCCACGATGATGTCGGTGGTGACGGCCAGACCCGGGACGGCGGACCTCAAGCGCTCCACCAGGTCGGCGAACTCCGCCGCCGTGTAGCGGCGCCCCATCCGGTGCAAGATGCGGTCGCTTCCCGACTGCACCGCGAGGTGGATGTGCTCGGCCACCTTGGGAAGCCGGGCCATGGCCTCGATGAGGTCGTCCGTGAGCTCGCGGGGGTGGTTGGAGGTGAAGCGGATGCGCTCGAGCCCCTCGACGGAGCTGAGACGCTCCAGCAGCGAGGCCAGCGTCACGCTGCGGCCCGGCAGGTCGCGCCCGTAGGCGTTCACCGTCTGGCCGAGCAGCGTCACCTCCTTGACGCCCTGCCCGACCAGTTCCCGCACCTCGCGCTCAACGGCCTGGGGGAGGCGGCTGCGCTGGCGGCCACGGGTATTGGGCACCACGCAGAAGGTGCAGCGGTAGTCGCACCCGTAGATGGCGCTCACGAACGCGGTCACGGCGCCCGGGTCGCGAAGCACGGGCAGGCCCTCGACGATCTCGCCCTCGTCGTGCCAGACCTCTACCGCCCGGCGGCCCGTCTCGATGACCTGCTGGAGCAGCTCGGGGAAGCGGTGGAGATTGAGCGTCCCCATGATGAGGTCGACGTGCGGGAGGCTTTCCTTCATGCGGTCGAGCTCCGGCCGCTGCTGCGGCATGCACCCGGCGATCCCGATGATCATCCCGGGCCGGCGTTCCTTGAGCGCCCGCAGGCCGGCCACCTGGCCGTACACCTTGCGCTCGG
This window contains:
- a CDS encoding GTPase domain-containing protein translates to MHTPADACVVGRPGVGKTLFVLRFAQWCGHRRLVVRRRAQEPDDGEWVEMDLSAAVAQLVGTGTPTTRQIQHLDVEWRHAKRQVTVRLVDTVGLTAQIHPDPALRRSMAETLALVMESRIVLHVVDGPGTARAPERLLDEDDLDAQLGRYGERRGGYAVLVNKLDLPGGRAGLESVRRAWPRRTVLGISALEAWGFAAVRKFLQRRV
- the miaA gene encoding tRNA (adenosine(37)-N6)-dimethylallyltransferase MiaA — protein: MSDGTLPLRPLLVIAGPTAVGKTELAIEVALRLGAEVISADAMQVYRGLDIGTDKPTPEQRRGVEHHLIDVADPEEPFNASIYRELARRALAAIESRGRLAIVCGGTGLYIRAFVDDLLPAPGGYDPSVRAHLEAQARREGSGLLYRRLAEVDPEAAARIHPHNVRRVIRALEAYEVTGKPLSELQREARRSARPLAAVWVGLIRPRPVLYERIHRRVDEQVARGLVDETRRLLLRGLGPGNTAMQALGYKEMARYLAGELTFARAVEHLKLATRHYARRQLTWFRPDPRIRWFDLSALGSLDAAAGAVARYYLERAAASGPPAAYR
- the mutS gene encoding DNA mismatch repair protein MutS; the protein is MAALPTEGKDLSAGDEATPMLKQYQALKAAHPGALLLFRLGDFYELFGEDAEIGASVLNITLTSREIGKGRRVPMCGVPHHAANTYIAQLVNAGYRVAICEQLEEPRLARGVVRRDVIRVVTRGTLESDSGRERRYVAVLWVAEKAAGLAFADVSTGELRATRLSGDAGTRGSALRAALDELRRLAPDELVLPPALADDPDVAQAVRRELHAALTPWENRAWDPAEARRALLQHFGVASLAAFGIEEWPEAQVAAGAALAYLLDTQKDRLVHITGLESYDPRAGLFIDPSTALNLELTASLRQRTRKGSLLGVIDETLTAAGSRMLRRYLEEPLTDVATIRARQEAVEAVFGDHLRRGRLRSLLNGLPDAERLLGRAGTGRATPRDLVALREFLQRSEAIWAVAEPLSAAGEPVAIRDLEVVAQGRPKLADLAAELERALSDDPPVDPRDGGCIRPGYDPELDRLRSDAEEGRRWIAGLESRERDRTGIRSLKVGFNKVFGYYIEVTRPNLRLVPADYERRQTLSGAERFVTAELKSWEGRVLEAEERIGTREAELFQALVQRVLALSPAIQAAARAVARLDVAAALAEIAVRRGWTRPVVDDGSVIEIRKGRHPVVEATLPDVPFVPNDLYLDTGAHRLAIVTGPNMGGKSTYLRQAALLVILAQMGSFVPAQHARIGVVDRIMTRVGASDDLASGRSTFMVEMSESAYILRHATPRSLVVLDEVGRGTATYDGLSLAWAIVEALHDLGCRTLVATHFHELTELEGALEGVFNLHAAVAQTPDGIAFLRQVRPGAADRSYGIEVARLAGLPESVVRRAQEVLYHLEGAAPHAERAAERAAAACAPAPPAAAVSPSLRPAPAALDGPAAPRRPRVRPRRSAVELSQTLLFEG
- a CDS encoding class I SAM-dependent methyltransferase, which translates into the protein MAAGHPPDRVWLVTTGREPTGLQEARARAIAGEIGAPFVPRGDRALDCPEPALPCAFLVVERHGLAIQVGSRRLAYHPGMALHRIRLLRRGMADPMVEAMGLSGGEQVLDATLGLASDALVAAFAAGPAGWVTGVEKVAALAVLVREGLRGYGWEDGDVAAAAARIEVVAADHSKVLAMADPGSFDVVYFDVMFERPLSGSASMASWRRVADEGPLAADVVQAALSAARRRVVVKDRRDSARLAALGPPRLWGGRSSRVVYGIWDV
- the mutL gene encoding DNA mismatch repair endonuclease MutL, coding for MGKIVQLPDDVIDHIAAGEVVDRPASALKELVENAIDANARRIRIDVAEDASALRVSDDGEGMEPEDAEICFLRHATSKLRRREDLAVVNTLGFRGEALAAIAAVAELEILTRPRHRPEGFRVIIAGGQKMSAGPAPAPEGTTVWVRRLFFNTPARRRYLKSGAAEQRACVEAAARIALGHPGVAFEVTAGREVRFATPGDGDIRAAAAAVIGPQEAGVLLPAGGARGPVTLRGLIGPPDLTRPRRDHLWTFVNGRWVQDRTVATAAVRGFEGRLAPGRFPVAFVYLDVDPSWVDVNVHPAKLFVRFRDEHLIFSLVVTAVREALRSAPPVMLAARSAPSPTGQLLSPPGLPPAPAKAAEPAALPWGAASREPLPAQLRRLKAVGQLFATYILAEAPGALMVVDQHVAHERLIFEQMLKARAGSPAPAQQLLAPVTLELTWAAAEALRPLLPWLGRVGLQAEAFGPRHVLVRSLPAVPGFPAAPHENELRALFEALARELPELPEAPGAHLEESAAPAPWELRLLKNVACKSAVKAGTALNTAAMRMLVEGLALADNPYTCPHGRPVVVSIPVEELDRRFGRRTPP
- a CDS encoding AAA family ATPase; amino-acid sequence: MAHPRTSTRSLIERVADGRLSPGHALHLLADQFERGGRRGTDGADASDEASTPPPDSHSARDGDSLQQAMAELDALVGLHSVKRAVRELRAYVEIRQKRAAAGLAAEPLVLHMAFKGNPGTGKTTVARIIGRMLKALGVLPKGHTVEVERADLVGEFVGHTAQRTREQIRRAIGGVLFIDEAYSLARGGDKDFGKEAVDGLVKAMEDHRHELVVIMAGYRQEMEFFLRLNPGLRSRIPFVIDFPDYNGEELLQIATHMLKARDYRLSPEARERLAAVLMLRRVTEPFHFGNARLVRNILEAAIRLQAVRLHAVPAPTREELMLIRVEDIPFEGALASVPSPVEGA
- the miaB gene encoding tRNA (N6-isopentenyl adenosine(37)-C2)-methylthiotransferase MiaB, which gives rise to MVDVVLPGLLAPAGEGNALLVQANGSRARLAHIVTLGCQMNVRDSQTLAGMLAQMGYGFTDRIEEADLVLFNTCSVRENPERKVYGQVAGLRALKERRPGMIIGIAGCMPQQRPELDRMKESLPHVDLIMGTLNLHRFPELLQQVIETGRRAVEVWHDEGEIVEGLPVLRDPGAVTAFVSAIYGCDYRCTFCVVPNTRGRQRSRLPQAVEREVRELVGQGVKEVTLLGQTVNAYGRDLPGRSVTLASLLERLSSVEGLERIRFTSNHPRELTDDLIEAMARLPKVAEHIHLAVQSGSDRILHRMGRRYTAAEFADLVERLRSAVPGLAVTTDIIVGFPGETEEDFQATLELVRRVRFDSAFTFVYSPRPGTAALKLPDPVPEPVKRDRIQRLIELQNAISLERNQPYRGQVVEVLVEGASETNPDRLSGRTRTNKVVVFDAPGEERQRLMGRLVPVYVEDVNTWTLFGRRDMPAAMAAGPKAASAAAAPPRAG